In Idiomarina sp. PL1-037, a single genomic region encodes these proteins:
- a CDS encoding CorA family divalent cation transporter, with protein MDFLIDAWDFSQHPAKQLQSPSSAAENTWFHFQRDADGLTEWLTQAGIPEPLIDAVLEEDTRPRFQRLPDGFMLLLRGVNLNTGESPEDMLSLRLLYYKGALYSFRKRPFLSIAKLREQLDQQMGPESLHDFIVALIEQLNLRIEDVVSSAEQQLEAIEGEGFDNTASVQVKLTALHRRLLRLNRFIRPQLAALEKLSTETEKVMSTELHQWLINERDTTQRLFEQIDLMLEQVWMQREQLQQAIAEKMNRNTYWLSVIAGVFLPLSFLTGVFGINIGGMPGVESEGAFMVFCGALVIIAIVEFLLLRRLRFW; from the coding sequence ATGGACTTTTTAATTGACGCCTGGGATTTCAGTCAGCATCCCGCAAAACAACTTCAGTCGCCATCGAGCGCCGCAGAAAACACCTGGTTTCATTTTCAGCGTGATGCCGATGGGTTGACCGAGTGGTTAACTCAAGCCGGTATACCTGAGCCTCTGATTGATGCGGTACTGGAAGAAGACACCCGCCCTCGTTTTCAGCGTTTACCCGACGGTTTCATGCTGTTGCTACGGGGCGTTAATTTAAACACCGGCGAATCTCCCGAAGACATGCTCAGCCTGCGCTTACTCTATTATAAAGGCGCGTTGTACAGTTTTCGTAAGCGTCCTTTTTTATCCATAGCAAAATTGCGTGAGCAACTTGACCAACAAATGGGGCCGGAGTCGTTACACGACTTTATCGTTGCCCTAATTGAGCAGCTGAACTTACGAATTGAAGATGTGGTTTCCTCTGCAGAACAGCAACTGGAAGCCATTGAAGGTGAAGGCTTTGATAATACGGCATCGGTTCAGGTAAAACTCACGGCTTTACACCGGCGCCTGTTACGACTTAACCGCTTTATCCGCCCGCAGCTGGCCGCTTTAGAAAAGCTCAGCACTGAAACCGAAAAGGTTATGAGCACCGAGTTGCACCAATGGCTTATCAACGAACGCGATACCACTCAACGTTTGTTCGAACAAATTGACCTGATGCTGGAACAGGTCTGGATGCAGCGCGAGCAACTGCAGCAAGCCATTGCCGAGAAAATGAACCGCAACACCTATTGGCTTTCGGTTATTGCCGGCGTGTTTTTACCTCTTAGCTTTTTAACCGGTGTTTTTGGAATAAACATTGGCGGCATGCCTGGAGTAGAAAGTGAAGGTGCGTTTATGGTTTTCTGTGGTGCGCTGGTAATTATCGCTATTGTCGAATTCCTGTTGTTGCGACGTCTGAGATTCTGGTAA
- a CDS encoding ABC transporter ATP-binding protein, which translates to MSTLLNIDAVSIQLSGDLIVDRLNLSLEPGDIGCLLGPSGCGKTTLLRAIAGFIPVSNGKVELHGKTVSSSQVQIPTEQRAVGMMFQDFSLFPHLTVADNIRFGINRLPKKQQEERVKELLIRIGLNGYQNRYPHELSGGQQQRVALARALAPKPKLMLLDEPFSSLDAELREVLAHDVRRLLKEEGITALLVTHDQQEAFAMADKSGVMYSGQLLQWETPYALYHQPTHQLVADFIGRGVLLNGEIREQQLHCAFGVIEHSQLHDKPDMSVNFLVRPDDVLINNDSSMQAIVVGCGFRGSHYLYTLELADTSHVLAVGPSHQPLKTGEQIGIDIDFDHLVVFDSSLCELPD; encoded by the coding sequence ATGAGCACATTACTGAATATTGACGCAGTCAGCATCCAGCTCTCCGGTGACCTCATCGTCGACAGACTGAATTTATCTTTAGAGCCGGGCGATATTGGCTGTCTGCTCGGCCCCAGTGGCTGTGGGAAAACCACTCTGTTGCGCGCTATTGCCGGCTTTATTCCGGTTTCCAACGGAAAAGTCGAACTGCACGGAAAAACGGTCTCATCCAGCCAGGTGCAAATACCGACCGAGCAAAGAGCAGTGGGTATGATGTTTCAGGACTTTTCATTATTCCCCCACTTAACTGTGGCCGACAATATCCGTTTTGGTATTAATCGATTACCCAAAAAACAGCAAGAAGAGCGAGTTAAAGAGCTGCTGATCCGCATTGGCCTCAATGGTTATCAAAATCGCTACCCGCACGAGCTATCCGGAGGGCAGCAACAACGTGTTGCTCTGGCCCGCGCTTTGGCTCCGAAACCTAAACTGATGCTGCTTGATGAACCTTTCTCCAGTCTTGATGCCGAACTGCGCGAAGTTCTTGCTCACGACGTAAGACGATTGCTAAAAGAAGAAGGTATTACCGCCTTACTGGTGACTCATGATCAGCAGGAAGCCTTTGCCATGGCAGATAAATCGGGCGTGATGTATTCAGGTCAGCTGCTACAATGGGAAACCCCTTATGCCCTTTATCACCAGCCCACTCATCAACTGGTCGCCGACTTTATTGGCCGCGGCGTTTTACTCAATGGCGAAATAAGAGAACAGCAACTGCATTGCGCATTCGGAGTCATAGAACACTCACAGTTGCACGATAAACCCGACATGAGTGTCAACTTTTTAGTGCGCCCCGATGACGTATTAATTAATAACGACAGCAGTATGCAGGCCATAGTGGTTGGTTGCGGTTTTCGTGGTTCTCATTATCTCTATACTCTGGAGCTGGCCGATACCAGTCACGTGCTGGCTGTAGGCCCTTCCCATCAACCGTTAAAAACCGGCGAACAAATCGGGATTGATATCGACTTTGATCACTTAGTGGTATTCGACTCGTCTTTGTGCGAATTGCCAGACTAA